The Blastopirellula marina genome includes a region encoding these proteins:
- a CDS encoding DUF1559 domain-containing protein, translating into MALHNYHDTHDAFPSRSAGAGACDAWWSGVSGSIPLLPFMEQPALADQWQERLVSGQYCSIDAVFPATQTQVEGLLCPSDPEFRNGRNQAMTNYGLCVGDNWRQTSGGDANDIHPRGMFGYRSWYKMRDVVDGTTNTVAFAEIIRPTGDRKRGDTAMGVGPSSPSDCNNSSIWLGNRYANGISVAGGVDKHGSSYHPGGAIWTSVTTIIAPNGPSCSMENNYWTEAIMTSNSRHPGGVEVLLVDGSVKFINETIDTGDQTSSPTDSGPSPYGVWGAMGTRDEGEVISGV; encoded by the coding sequence TTGGCGCTCCACAATTACCACGACACACACGATGCATTTCCTTCCCGATCGGCGGGTGCTGGCGCCTGTGATGCCTGGTGGAGCGGCGTGAGTGGCTCGATTCCATTGCTCCCCTTTATGGAACAACCCGCCCTCGCAGACCAATGGCAAGAACGTCTGGTCAGTGGCCAATACTGCTCGATCGATGCAGTGTTTCCAGCAACGCAAACCCAAGTCGAAGGGCTGCTTTGCCCATCGGACCCAGAATTCCGAAATGGTCGTAACCAAGCGATGACCAACTATGGTTTGTGCGTCGGTGACAACTGGCGTCAAACCTCCGGCGGCGATGCCAATGACATCCACCCCCGTGGGATGTTCGGCTACCGTTCGTGGTACAAGATGCGTGACGTTGTCGACGGTACGACCAATACAGTTGCTTTCGCGGAAATCATTCGCCCAACCGGCGATCGCAAGCGTGGTGATACTGCCATGGGCGTTGGCCCATCTTCGCCATCCGACTGCAACAACAGTTCGATTTGGCTGGGCAATCGTTACGCTAACGGTATCTCTGTGGCAGGTGGCGTCGACAAGCACGGTTCGAGCTACCACCCAGGTGGCGCGATCTGGACTTCCGTGACGACGATCATCGCTCCGAATGGTCCTTCGTGCAGCATGGAAAACAATTACTGGACCGAAGCGATCATGACCTCGAACAGCCGTCACCCTGGTGGTGTGGAAGTGCTGTTGGTCGATGGTTCGGTAAAGTTCATCAACGAAACTATCGACACCGGCGATCAAACTTCGTCGCCTACCGACAGCGGTCCTTCGCCTTATGGCGTCTGGGGTGCGATGGGTACTCGCGACGAAGGGGAGGTGATCAGTGGCGTTTAA
- a CDS encoding sulfatase, translating to MHAFRYCSLVCVLLLITTTIQGEEVKSTHPNVLFIAVDDLNHWVGHLHRNPQTKTPNIDRLAGMGVTFTNANCAAPACNPSRAALMSGLRPSTSGCYDNGQAWSPVIPKKLTLTTQFLNAGYNVYGAGKIYHAKQHRDGEWTEYFQEQPTKLTLDPSAKNNGVGGIKFGPLSNTESDMPDYKVVDYALEKLDEKHDKPFFLAVGFVKPHMPWSVPKSYFDRVPLDSIQLPPHTKNDLQDVPEAGIKMAKPNGDHALMLKSGRWDEAVQAYLATIQFTDDQIGRLLDGLQQSDYRDNTIIVLWGDHGWHLGEKEHWRKFALWEEACRAPLIWVAPGVTSANSVCDQPVDFMSIYPTLCDLSGISIPDHVEGPSIVPLLKDSQAAWEPPALTTFHRNNHSFRSEQFRYIRYADGSEELYDHVEDPYEWTNLAKDTKYDEVKANFQKYLPKKNVPELPKGTGNKKRQKKAA from the coding sequence ATGCATGCTTTTCGGTATTGTTCGCTCGTCTGCGTTTTGTTGCTAATTACCACGACAATTCAGGGCGAAGAAGTAAAATCGACTCATCCGAACGTCTTGTTCATCGCAGTCGACGATTTGAACCACTGGGTCGGACATCTTCATCGAAACCCGCAAACGAAGACGCCCAACATCGACCGGCTGGCTGGCATGGGTGTTACGTTCACCAATGCTAATTGTGCGGCCCCGGCATGCAATCCTTCACGGGCGGCATTGATGTCTGGACTGCGTCCCAGCACGAGCGGCTGTTACGACAACGGCCAAGCGTGGAGCCCAGTCATTCCGAAAAAGCTGACGTTAACAACTCAGTTCCTCAACGCAGGATACAACGTTTACGGCGCTGGCAAGATCTATCACGCCAAGCAGCATCGCGATGGGGAGTGGACCGAGTACTTCCAAGAGCAACCAACCAAGTTAACCCTTGACCCATCGGCGAAGAATAACGGCGTCGGCGGAATCAAGTTTGGCCCGCTGTCGAACACCGAGAGCGACATGCCGGACTACAAAGTCGTGGATTACGCACTCGAGAAACTCGACGAAAAGCACGACAAACCTTTCTTCCTAGCGGTCGGTTTCGTTAAGCCACACATGCCGTGGAGTGTGCCGAAGAGTTACTTCGATCGCGTTCCACTCGATTCGATTCAATTGCCCCCGCATACGAAGAACGATTTGCAAGACGTTCCAGAAGCAGGCATTAAGATGGCCAAGCCCAACGGCGACCATGCATTGATGCTCAAGTCAGGTCGCTGGGACGAAGCCGTCCAAGCTTATCTGGCGACTATCCAATTCACCGATGATCAGATCGGTCGCTTGCTCGATGGCTTGCAACAGAGTGACTACCGAGACAACACGATCATCGTTCTCTGGGGCGATCATGGATGGCACCTAGGTGAAAAAGAACATTGGCGAAAATTCGCTCTATGGGAGGAAGCATGCCGTGCCCCATTGATCTGGGTTGCCCCTGGTGTTACCTCCGCGAACTCGGTTTGTGATCAACCAGTCGATTTCATGTCGATCTATCCGACACTGTGTGACTTGAGCGGGATTTCGATTCCGGACCACGTGGAAGGGCCAAGCATCGTTCCGCTATTGAAGGACAGCCAAGCGGCTTGGGAACCGCCTGCGCTGACGACGTTTCATCGCAATAACCACAGTTTCCGCAGTGAACAGTTTCGCTACATCCGTTACGCGGACGGTAGTGAAGAACTGTACGACCATGTCGAAGATCCTTACGAATGGACAAATCTAGCGAAGGATACGAAGTACGACGAGGTAAAGGCCAACTTTCAAAAGTACCTTCCGAAAAAGAACGTTCCCGAGCTTCCTAAAGGAACGGGTAACAAAAAAAGGCAGAAAAAGGCTGCGTAA
- a CDS encoding thioredoxin family protein, whose product MQKVIVACVALICFAAPVLLTLASYTNERVLEEDNVRPRDLPGKVLFFSANWCPACRHADPTYQELRNAGYPIRKVDVDSNPTLAQKYGISSIPQFVYVVDGHEKSRISGGASASRLKRLYRGGW is encoded by the coding sequence ATGCAGAAAGTAATCGTTGCCTGCGTGGCACTCATTTGTTTTGCCGCACCGGTGCTGCTGACACTAGCCAGTTACACCAACGAACGCGTCCTGGAAGAAGACAACGTTCGCCCGCGTGATCTGCCAGGCAAAGTGTTGTTCTTTTCTGCCAACTGGTGCCCGGCTTGCCGTCACGCTGATCCGACCTATCAAGAACTACGAAATGCCGGATACCCTATCCGCAAAGTGGATGTCGATTCGAATCCGACACTTGCCCAAAAGTACGGTATCAGTTCCATCCCGCAGTTCGTTTACGTTGTCGACGGCCACGAGAAGAGTCGCATCTCGGGCGGAGCTTCCGCTAGTCGGCTGAAACGACTATATCGCGGCGGCTGGTAA
- a CDS encoding helix-turn-helix domain-containing protein: MIDHTNLVTKTIALFLPRGHEQSARITSGAAMGAADYPHITLLEWPYDDAQPDFDLDFSELEFDAAIVWAYNGSPWVRRLLKMGIPVINCGSNWIAEGVPSVAFDWEALQDDLVDKFLSLGRPNAAIVSHNLGNDPFKVAWLDTLIERLNSSGMSTQFFIAPGLPSEERQRMFKPAREAELITFLENLPQPTAMFCDDDYLAALLSRVARDLGSRIPQDLALMGFGNFTVSRVSSPSISTIEIHGAMIGRRAFQMVLQRLESPENQHSLVEHVRLEFIERESFRFELVKDTVVAQVNRIIEREACKGINVDELARRLGVSRNTLNRRFQQEYGITPGKKIRAMRVHQAKQMLVNSDHSVTKVAELCGFPEPANFVNFFRREVGQTPNEYRMSARQTDS; this comes from the coding sequence ATGATTGATCACACGAACTTAGTAACTAAAACGATCGCCTTATTTCTCCCCCGGGGGCATGAGCAATCCGCGCGGATTACGTCGGGTGCTGCGATGGGTGCCGCGGATTATCCGCACATAACCCTTTTGGAGTGGCCGTACGATGATGCGCAGCCAGATTTCGATCTCGATTTCAGCGAGCTCGAGTTTGATGCCGCGATTGTTTGGGCCTACAACGGGTCGCCCTGGGTGCGTCGACTTTTGAAGATGGGGATTCCCGTCATCAACTGTGGCAGCAATTGGATTGCCGAAGGAGTTCCCTCCGTGGCATTCGATTGGGAAGCGTTACAGGACGACCTCGTTGACAAGTTTCTTTCATTGGGACGTCCGAACGCGGCAATCGTTTCTCACAACTTGGGTAACGACCCGTTCAAAGTTGCCTGGCTCGATACCTTGATCGAACGCCTCAACAGTTCGGGCATGTCAACACAGTTCTTCATCGCTCCGGGGCTCCCGAGTGAAGAGCGGCAACGTATGTTCAAGCCCGCACGAGAAGCGGAGCTGATCACGTTCCTCGAGAACCTTCCGCAACCGACGGCCATGTTCTGCGACGACGACTATCTGGCAGCACTGCTATCACGTGTCGCACGGGATTTGGGCAGTCGCATTCCGCAAGACTTGGCGCTGATGGGATTCGGTAATTTCACCGTCTCGCGCGTTTCGTCTCCTTCGATCTCGACCATTGAGATTCATGGTGCGATGATCGGACGTCGGGCGTTTCAGATGGTTCTGCAGCGTTTAGAGTCGCCGGAAAATCAACACTCGTTGGTTGAGCATGTGCGACTAGAATTCATTGAACGCGAATCGTTCCGCTTCGAACTCGTGAAAGATACTGTCGTTGCTCAGGTGAACCGGATCATCGAGCGAGAAGCATGCAAGGGAATCAACGTCGACGAGTTGGCTCGCCGTTTGGGCGTCTCGCGAAACACGCTTAATCGCCGTTTCCAACAAGAGTACGGTATCACGCCAGGAAAGAAGATTCGGGCGATGCGGGTCCACCAGGCGAAGCAGATGCTGGTGAACTCCGATCATAGCGTAACCAAGGTGGCTGAGCTCTGTGGCTTTCCCGAACCAGCAAACTTCGTCAACTTCTTCCGCCGTGAGGTAGGACAGACGCCCAACGAATATCGAATGTCTGCGAGACAGACGGATAGCTAA
- a CDS encoding YegJ family protein gives MRGALVLFSLFLFATTASAEPNTLVTEGYDQKKMDEAIAKAKKSVDKFIKILESGEGEDFAVKAPIKDGEKVEHFWITNIKFKDGKFIGRIGNDPGIVENVTINQKWTVGKEDISDWMFMRDDKIHGNFTMRPLLKTLPEAQAKQLRALLADP, from the coding sequence ATGCGTGGCGCGCTGGTCTTGTTCTCACTCTTTCTGTTCGCGACAACCGCCTCAGCAGAGCCGAATACGTTGGTCACCGAGGGCTATGACCAGAAGAAAATGGACGAGGCGATCGCCAAGGCCAAGAAATCGGTCGACAAGTTCATCAAAATCTTGGAAAGCGGCGAAGGTGAAGACTTCGCTGTTAAGGCTCCGATCAAGGATGGCGAGAAGGTCGAGCACTTTTGGATTACCAATATTAAATTCAAAGATGGCAAGTTCATCGGCCGAATTGGGAACGATCCTGGCATCGTCGAAAACGTAACCATCAATCAAAAATGGACGGTGGGCAAAGAGGACATCTCGGACTGGATGTTCATGCGTGACGACAAGATCCACGGCAATTTCACGATGCGACCGTTGCTAAAGACTTTGCCCGAAGCTCAGGCGAAGCAACTACGTGCCTTGCTGGCCGACCCATAA
- a CDS encoding sigma-70 family RNA polymerase sigma factor: MGDVTRILSQIETGDRAASEDLLPLVYDELRKLAAAKLAQERPGQTLQATALVHEAYVRLTNDPSPSWDNKGHFFAAAAEAMRRILVEQARRKSRLKHGGNLHRVEMPEVAAPEGDSSERILAVDLALTRLDAEDPQAAEIVKLHYFAGLSLEEVGKVLGMSRATAYRQWTYARSWLKSEVESDS, encoded by the coding sequence ATGGGCGACGTAACACGAATTCTTTCGCAGATTGAAACCGGCGATCGGGCTGCTTCGGAAGACCTGTTGCCGCTGGTTTATGACGAACTTCGAAAACTGGCAGCGGCAAAACTCGCGCAAGAGCGACCTGGACAAACGCTGCAAGCAACTGCGCTGGTCCACGAAGCGTACGTACGGCTAACCAACGACCCAAGTCCCTCGTGGGACAACAAAGGGCACTTCTTCGCAGCCGCCGCCGAAGCTATGCGCCGGATTCTAGTTGAGCAAGCCCGTCGAAAAAGCCGTCTTAAACATGGCGGAAACTTGCATCGGGTTGAAATGCCTGAGGTCGCTGCCCCCGAAGGAGATTCATCGGAGCGGATTTTGGCGGTCGACTTGGCGTTAACTCGCTTGGATGCTGAAGACCCTCAAGCGGCTGAGATTGTCAAACTGCATTATTTCGCCGGGCTTTCCCTGGAAGAAGTCGGCAAAGTCCTGGGCATGTCGCGTGCAACCGCCTATCGACAATGGACTTATGCTCGGAGCTGGTTGAAATCCGAAGTCGAGTCGGACTCTTGA
- a CDS encoding sugar phosphate isomerase/epimerase family protein → MKSTSSHSPFSSRRGFLSAAAASLIPLSQACAADDTKTDLPSGARKTSPIVLSTYSLWRFHNDDLRDFHKCIDIADEYGFDGVELLLYQIEQNDMLSRSRMMGYKRHCLKLGLPLVGLSTHQGFVTPDKEKRQANIDRTIGQIEIAYELGIPVMRVNSGTWGTSGSFDELMANRGIEKPLEGYTDEDAFPWVIEALEKCLPTAEKCGVVMALENHWGLGLTPEGLLRIVNAVDSPWLQICTDTGNFLEDPYDRLEKIAPQTIFVQAKTYYGGGQWYSLDLDYPRIGKILAEHNYRGYISLEFEGMEDYTKAIPESLALLRNAFPRSYS, encoded by the coding sequence ATGAAATCAACTTCTTCCCATAGTCCGTTTTCCTCCCGCCGTGGCTTTCTGTCCGCCGCCGCTGCCTCGCTGATCCCGCTCAGCCAAGCTTGTGCCGCGGACGACACCAAGACAGATTTGCCAAGCGGAGCGCGTAAGACTTCGCCGATCGTTCTTTCCACTTATTCGCTATGGCGTTTCCACAACGACGATTTACGTGACTTCCATAAGTGCATCGACATTGCTGATGAGTATGGTTTTGATGGGGTGGAGCTACTGCTTTACCAAATCGAACAAAACGACATGCTCAGTCGTTCGCGGATGATGGGCTACAAGCGGCACTGCCTGAAGCTAGGTTTGCCATTGGTTGGCCTGTCGACGCACCAGGGTTTTGTCACGCCCGACAAAGAAAAACGACAAGCGAACATTGACCGAACGATTGGCCAAATCGAAATCGCCTACGAACTCGGCATCCCTGTGATGCGCGTTAACAGCGGCACCTGGGGAACGTCAGGCAGCTTCGACGAATTAATGGCCAACCGAGGCATTGAGAAGCCGCTGGAAGGGTACACCGATGAAGATGCCTTTCCATGGGTCATCGAAGCGTTGGAGAAGTGCCTACCCACCGCCGAGAAATGCGGCGTGGTGATGGCTCTTGAGAATCACTGGGGGTTAGGCCTCACGCCAGAAGGGCTACTGCGAATCGTCAACGCAGTCGATTCACCGTGGCTGCAAATTTGCACCGATACGGGGAATTTCCTCGAAGACCCATACGATCGCCTGGAGAAGATCGCGCCACAAACGATCTTCGTACAAGCGAAAACCTACTACGGTGGCGGCCAGTGGTACTCGCTCGATCTCGATTATCCGCGTATCGGCAAGATCTTGGCCGAGCACAACTATCGAGGCTACATTTCGCTCGAATTCGAGGGAATGGAAGACTACACGAAAGCTATTCCAGAGAGCTTGGCCCTGCTTCGCAATGCGTTTCCAAGATCGTACTCATAA
- a CDS encoding DUF1559 domain-containing protein produces the protein MQAYPATRRGFTLVELLVVIAIIGVLIALLLPAVQQAREAARRIQCTNNLKQLGIAMHNYHDTYGNFPAGQFSQQQLDDPTHQPNRMTWFTSILPFVEQKAMYDLVKPNMASSPANTWNETVRKTVVDGFVCPSDPNGGKVGNDGFQGNYLANSGHVIMVQAYADKPATDGSGMSGLFFVKSHIGLKDITDGTSNTLMFGEIRQSPQVNCTIGNYWNGWGMESMFTTLFWINTPAPDFVPTGADANNLWRNTQVIPPSGPGSQTAYSLRSAHPGGVMVTRADGSVSFLPETMSNQTLKDLSNRGDGAVIAPF, from the coding sequence ATGCAAGCCTACCCTGCCACTCGACGCGGCTTCACCCTTGTTGAACTGCTCGTCGTTATCGCCATCATCGGTGTGTTAATCGCCTTGCTGCTCCCCGCGGTTCAGCAAGCTCGCGAAGCGGCTCGACGAATCCAGTGCACCAACAACCTGAAGCAACTCGGGATTGCGATGCACAACTATCACGATACTTACGGAAATTTCCCCGCCGGACAGTTCAGCCAACAACAATTGGACGATCCAACGCACCAGCCGAATCGAATGACTTGGTTCACGTCGATTCTTCCCTTCGTCGAACAAAAGGCGATGTACGACTTGGTGAAGCCAAACATGGCAAGCTCCCCGGCGAATACCTGGAACGAAACCGTTCGCAAGACGGTCGTCGATGGATTCGTTTGCCCTTCCGATCCCAACGGCGGCAAGGTCGGTAACGACGGCTTCCAAGGCAATTACCTGGCCAACTCCGGCCACGTGATCATGGTACAAGCTTACGCCGACAAACCAGCAACCGATGGCTCGGGCATGAGCGGTCTGTTCTTTGTCAAATCGCACATCGGCCTGAAAGACATTACTGACGGCACGTCCAACACCTTGATGTTCGGCGAAATCCGTCAAAGTCCTCAGGTCAACTGCACCATTGGCAACTACTGGAACGGATGGGGCATGGAATCGATGTTCACCACCCTGTTCTGGATCAATACACCAGCTCCGGACTTTGTTCCTACCGGTGCCGATGCCAATAACCTGTGGCGAAACACCCAGGTTATTCCGCCATCCGGACCTGGCTCGCAAACGGCTTACTCCCTGCGAAGTGCTCACCCAGGCGGGGTGATGGTCACGCGAGCGGACGGGTCGGTTTCGTTCCTGCCAGAAACGATGAGT
- a CDS encoding bifunctional serine/threonine-protein kinase/formylglycine-generating enzyme family protein produces the protein MSNPTADAKELFLQAIELPTAQDRAFYLDEACQGNAELRARVERLLRSHDDPRSFMAQPAMADLATQTADQSGWDKDSGLHLPSDSELIDLLQPCTTPERMGRLGVYEIIEVIGRGGFGVVLKAYDTKLQRVVAIKLLSPSLAHNANAVKRFLREARAAAAVSHEHVVTVFAVEEASSPPYLVMECIVGKSLQQKIDQTGPLDPAEILRIGMQIAEGLAAAHRQGLVHRDIKPSNILLENGVERVTITDFGLARAIDDVTMTQTGHVAGTPEYMSPEQAMGGRLDHRSDLFSLGSVLYTMCTGRTAFRADSTMAVLRRVCDDTPRPIADLSPSIPKVLVATIEKLMAKRPQDRFQSATEVSELLSATLTWLQQPDAHKPPSVPATPPAPKRTSIPLVVSLIICVALAIPIAAILIWQWPTLQLIANNQAVVEFYHGDPDTVVDIYLEDRYLHSQVGDGNVFLAPGNYRLVVQPKPYQELSVIWLQDRTWSQSPPPIHLEGPSESLFVRSGQQWRATILFGNKEIPLTPSPPSTPIAAAPFDAEEAIEFQKTWSDQLQVPIDYENPQGITFRLIPPGSFLMGTDSGESNAMVRELEVATAGEFEKFAVRSSTPQHEVELSKAFYLATHEVTLAQFKAFVEETGYQSTSEGRTPNRFTWKEMDIGPESQDRPVIGVSWEDAKAYCRWLSSKHQGTYDLPTEAQWEFACRAGSVGRWSFGDDTILINEYAVCDQQTDTPPAVVGTKKANPFGLFDMHGNADEWCLDWHSSIFYAMSPKLDPVRLTAGEDPASGRVVRGGNWLDLPLWTRSATRSYDFPGLPARHHGFRVAIVGDLSFTQGKSGAETANDQPKQEPATESGETDS, from the coding sequence ATGTCCAATCCGACTGCTGATGCCAAAGAACTGTTTCTTCAAGCCATCGAGCTTCCGACGGCGCAGGATCGAGCGTTCTACTTAGATGAAGCGTGTCAGGGGAATGCAGAGCTTCGTGCCCGCGTCGAGCGGCTCCTTCGTTCGCACGATGATCCTCGATCGTTTATGGCCCAACCCGCGATGGCCGATCTGGCAACTCAAACCGCCGATCAATCCGGCTGGGACAAGGACTCAGGGCTACACCTTCCGAGCGATTCGGAACTGATCGACCTCTTACAACCGTGTACCACACCTGAACGGATGGGACGGCTTGGCGTTTACGAAATCATCGAAGTGATTGGTCGCGGTGGTTTTGGTGTCGTGCTCAAAGCCTATGACACGAAGCTTCAACGCGTTGTCGCGATCAAACTGCTCTCCCCATCGCTTGCACACAATGCGAATGCAGTGAAACGCTTCCTGCGAGAAGCCCGCGCGGCAGCGGCCGTGAGTCACGAACATGTCGTCACCGTGTTCGCGGTCGAAGAAGCCAGCTCGCCTCCTTACCTCGTGATGGAGTGTATTGTCGGCAAATCGCTGCAACAGAAAATCGATCAGACCGGGCCGCTCGATCCTGCCGAGATCTTGCGGATCGGAATGCAGATCGCTGAGGGCCTTGCCGCGGCACATCGCCAAGGCTTAGTTCATCGCGACATCAAACCATCAAATATCTTGCTTGAGAACGGCGTAGAACGTGTCACCATCACGGATTTTGGATTAGCCCGGGCGATTGATGACGTCACGATGACCCAAACCGGACACGTGGCAGGCACGCCTGAGTACATGTCGCCCGAGCAGGCCATGGGAGGACGTCTCGATCATCGTAGCGATTTGTTTAGCCTCGGCAGTGTCCTTTACACGATGTGTACCGGCAGAACGGCATTTCGAGCCGACAGCACGATGGCCGTGCTCCGCCGAGTATGCGACGATACGCCGCGACCGATTGCGGATCTTTCCCCTTCAATACCCAAAGTTTTGGTCGCAACCATTGAAAAACTGATGGCTAAGCGTCCACAAGATCGATTCCAGTCGGCGACTGAGGTTTCCGAGTTATTGAGCGCCACGCTGACTTGGCTACAACAACCCGACGCCCATAAGCCTCCAAGCGTGCCAGCCACACCACCAGCGCCGAAGCGGACGTCCATTCCCTTGGTCGTCAGCTTGATCATCTGCGTAGCGTTGGCGATTCCCATCGCAGCGATCTTAATCTGGCAATGGCCGACACTTCAGCTGATCGCCAACAACCAGGCAGTCGTGGAGTTCTATCATGGAGACCCCGATACCGTGGTCGACATTTACCTTGAAGATCGATACCTCCATTCACAAGTGGGTGATGGCAATGTCTTTCTGGCACCCGGCAACTATCGTCTTGTGGTACAGCCAAAGCCCTATCAAGAGTTATCGGTCATCTGGCTACAAGATCGAACGTGGAGCCAAAGCCCCCCTCCCATTCATTTAGAAGGCCCATCGGAATCCCTGTTCGTTCGTAGCGGCCAACAGTGGCGGGCAACGATTCTCTTTGGCAATAAAGAAATTCCATTAACACCTTCGCCACCATCCACGCCAATCGCGGCGGCTCCATTCGACGCCGAAGAGGCGATTGAATTCCAGAAGACCTGGAGCGATCAACTACAGGTCCCTATCGATTACGAGAATCCGCAAGGGATCACGTTCCGCTTGATCCCACCTGGCTCATTTCTCATGGGAACAGATAGCGGAGAATCAAATGCAATGGTTCGCGAACTTGAAGTGGCCACAGCGGGCGAGTTCGAGAAATTTGCCGTACGTTCGAGCACACCTCAGCATGAGGTCGAGCTGAGTAAAGCGTTCTACCTGGCAACGCACGAGGTCACTTTGGCCCAGTTCAAAGCCTTTGTCGAAGAAACAGGCTACCAAAGCACCTCGGAAGGACGCACACCCAATCGCTTTACTTGGAAAGAAATGGATATCGGCCCAGAGTCGCAGGATCGTCCAGTCATCGGCGTCAGCTGGGAAGATGCCAAAGCTTACTGCCGCTGGCTGAGCAGCAAGCATCAAGGGACCTACGATCTTCCGACCGAGGCGCAATGGGAATTTGCCTGCCGTGCGGGAAGCGTTGGACGATGGTCCTTTGGAGACGATACGATTCTCATCAACGAGTACGCCGTTTGTGATCAACAAACCGACACACCGCCTGCAGTTGTCGGAACGAAGAAGGCAAACCCATTTGGTTTATTCGATATGCATGGCAACGCGGACGAGTGGTGCCTCGACTGGCACAGTTCAATCTTCTACGCGATGTCGCCGAAACTCGATCCAGTTCGACTAACAGCTGGTGAGGATCCCGCTTCCGGCCGCGTTGTCCGCGGAGGCAATTGGCTCGACCTACCGCTCTGGACCCGCTCGGCGACACGCAGCTACGACTTTCCAGGCCTTCCTGCACGACATCACGGCTTTCGTGTGGCGATCGTGGGAGACTTGTCGTTCACCCAAGGGAAGTCTGGTGCAGAAACAGCTAACGACCAGCCGAAGCAGGAGCCAGCGACCGAATCAGGCGAAACAGATTCCTAG